The DNA sequence agatattttaaaaacattaaattcagcATATACAGAATCATCTGTAATCTGAGTGTAGATTTTAGGACTGCTCATGTTAATAATGtggctaattatatatatatatatatatatatatatatatatatatatatatatatatatatatacctatatatatatatacctatatatatatatatatatatatatatatatatatatatatatatatatatatatatatatatatatatgctatatatagtttgtgtaaaaataataattacaactataattgttgtaaaaaaaaattgtaaaatcaaTATATTCTAGATTTCTTCATTCATAATTTAGATCACAgcaattttattcaaataaatgcgtCTTAAACATTGATTAGGTAACAGGCTTGTTTCTTTAATCTTCAAAAGTATATTTACACATGTAAAGCGACCCAGTATAGCTACTTAGTGACTATATTGCGCAGAATAACCGGTTAAAGGGGTATATGGGAAATTGAATTATAATCTTTCCATGACATTAACCTCAGAGATTGTTACATACTTTGTATTGTTTTGAATAATATGTTATGCAAGTTCTGAAGTCTTCTTCACTAATAAGCCACATCACAGGCCTTTACTGCAGCAGTGCAGTACGGATATCTAAAAACTGCAAAGACGCCAGACCTTAAACTCAGCAATTTCCCTCTCCTGACAAGGTTGGCATGTCTTAACAGCGTCAGGATTTTTTATCTCATGTAAAATGCGATTTTGCTGAGTTTTCTTGTGGCCTCAGTTACCATTCATTTGAAATCAGAGAGTGTAGTCCTGATTAAAGCAGACCTTTGTCTCTGTGACATTACTTTGGGAGTTTAAGTTCAGACTAGAGACACTGTGTGATGATATGCCAATAATGGTGTGCGTAATATGCATCATTAAAAGATGCGTCTCTCGCGCCTCTCTCACTTATGGAGATATATCTCCATatctgcgtttttttttttttttacattgtacactTTCAAAAAACGAATGTTCTATGGCTTTGGTTAAGAATATATACACACTAAATAAGAATTGTAAAACTTAGTAAAAGGATAAAATATTCATGTTATTACTATAGCCTAACTTTTATCAATAGCGGTTTTTATAAATCTGAGTTGTCTTACCGTTACAAACGTCCCTCGCAGTGTTTTCCCTTTGTGGTATACCCAATCGCTGTTCTTTCTAGCATGTATCCTTGAATATCACTctatagcctactactaaaaaacgCCCTCCAACTCTATTCCAGTCAGGTCCGTAATGCCTGGCTTTCACGCGTGTGCACTTGCAGAAACATACCCCCTTGTTTATTAGCAACTGCTAAATAATGCATAGTACAGCGCAACTCTTTAGGTAAACCCTGAATTGATCAGGGAAATCAAAGGCAGACTGAATGTGCTTGCAAAAACATGTTTgttaaattgtgattttatattatTGCATTTGATAGCAGTAATAATAATGTGCTGCAAAAAGAATGAGAGAGACTCTGGTTTCTGAGAGGTTCTTAAAATAGTTTTGATTTGATCAATAAGTTTCAAAGTGGAAGGTTTGCAGGGTGGATTGTCTGCTTGTGGTCACTAACACCCCGGTTCCTCGGTTTGGAGAGCGTCTGGTGCGCAGTCTTGCTATGGCGCTCTCATCTCAACTGCTGCTACATCACTACCTCAAAGATCAGCACTCTTTGGTTGCTAGAAGTGTCTGTCAAGCCCAGGGCAAAAATGTAATATACAGGAAAAGTCGAAGCTATATTTCGAATTCTGTGGGCGGGCTCTAAATGACGGGAATAATCAGTCAGTCAGCCCAAGGCGCCACCTCAAAGCATATCAGGTTACCTTGGATGACAGCGTAACCATGgcaaataatttgactaaaactATTGTCTTATCCTCATCATCCCCGGGTCAGATatccaaccaatcacagttcacaTAATCACTTTTCTTGCCAACTtagaataatattattaaaacaagagAGCGAGGTCCTTCTTCGGGAGTGCGTTATGCTGAAACGACATAGAAGAGGTGGCGAGAGACTCGCGCAGGAGGAACAACTTTCTCTCTTGTGCTTTAGATGGATATATGGTGTGTTATGCTTGCTTGAACGGATCTAAAGTTTTGTGCCTCTCTACGGCCGGAGTGGGATTTGATTTCGTCTGTTTGAGAAGTCGTTCTAAATTGCTGTCTCCCAAGGGGTTTACATAAAATCTGCTGAAGAACTGTCACTGTCATCGTTAAAACAGACATAATTACAAAAAGTGGACGTTTATTGGTGACAAACCATGTCTATGCTTCCAACATTCGGCTTTACGCAGGAGCAAGTGGCGTGCGTCTGCGAGGTCCTTCAGCAGGGTGGAAACATTGAACGTCTCGGGCGCTTCTTGTGGTCTCTGCCGGCTTGCGAACATCTCCACAAGAACGAGAGTGTGCTCAAAGCAAAAGCTGTGGTCGCTTTTCACAGGGGAAATTTCAGAGAGCTTTATAAGATTCTCGAGAGCCACCAGTTCTCTCCGCACAACCACCCGAAGCTGCAGCAGCTGTGGCTCAAAGCGCATTATGTCGAGGCTGAGAAGCTCCGGGGCCGCCCTCTTGGGGCTGTTGGGAAGTACCGCGTCCGAAGAAAGTTTCCGCTACCCCGCTCCATTTGGGACGGCGAGGAGACAAGTTACTGCTTTAAAGAAAAGAGCAGGAGCGTGCTGCGGGAATGGTACACCCATAACCCGTACCCTTCCCCGCGGGAGAAGAGGGAACTAGCAGATGCAACGGGGCTAACAACAACACAAGTCAGTAACTGGTTTAAAAACAGACGTCAACGCGACCGAGCAGCGGAGGCGAAAGAAAGGTACGGGTCTAGTATGTTAGCTTGTATCTTAAAAACAGTTTCGATTGCATGTTTAAAAGTAACTGGAACACTTCCCTGACATGGATTGCATTCATTCACGCTGAGTGATGTCCATTAATTCGTCCATTAATTATTATAACAATcttacaagaaaaataaatagcctacatCAAAATTCCCACagatggatgaacagacagtaacTATAAATATAATCCTTTCTCCAGTAGTGTTATGGtcattttatatgcatatatttattaatgatatttttttttaacaatgtgcaTACTTTTCTTAAACGGAGTAGGCTAGTTtctaaaaaaatgacataaagcGTGATGTGTGTATCATGGTGTAATATAAATTAAGGGAAAATAGTCCATTGATAATTTACAGGAAATTAATAAACAGGATAATTTACAGGAACATTTACAGGATAATttacaggaatttttttttttttttttttttttttttagacttgtAAGAGTTATCTGTTCATGCATTCTTGTTTATAATGTGTGCAGTTGCATACTCCTTAAACGGGTGTCTTGTTTCACCTGCAGGCGAGGTAGTCAAGTTGAAACCACAGTGTAAACTTGCTCGTACATTTCCCAATACTTAATTAATACTTAATGAAAGACGCTTTACTTGACATGTTGTGATTGAGATTTTAGATAAATCAGAAAATGACACTGTTCTTAACCCAGACGATTAATTTCCAAATCATGTTAACAATTAGGCCTATATAATCATGTTTTCCTGCATTAGGTTTCTAATGCTTGAACGttctttaatgtaaattattaatatggACACGAATTATGAAGTGGTGCGCAGTCAATAGGACGAATAGTTGATAcagacacaaatgtacacacacgcGGTTGATATGCCTTATATTTATATGTTAGTGGTGTGACACTATGTTGTAGAGACTAATTCATAGGTACAGTCATACTTTTTTTATTCGCTTTTTATACTATTTTCTAACAAAGTATTTCTAATGTAAATAATTCACACCTACAAAACCAACCCGCTGTCTtcaaataatagcctaataataattgtCGTTGTTTATTATACGTGTACTATAAATATACGAATAATAGCCTGCTTTTTCGAATAATaacattgttgttattattagcaGAATAATATGTGTTTTAAgtcagtatttatttgtttgtcttatTAGTTAGTTGTTTAGTTTATAAGTTGCTTCTGCAATGTCAGAGACATGGTAAGTTCATTAATAGTTTTAAATACTCAAGTTGTCGGATGTtgctctaaccctaactctaaactATCATTTTCACAGGGAGAATAATGAGAACTCGAACACAAACGGTCACAATCCATTAACGTCTTCCATGAATGGAAATAAGACTATTTTAGGAAGCTCGGACGACGACAAAACGCCGTCTGGTACCCCAGATCACACCTCGTCAAGCCCGGCCTTGCTCCTCACGTCGAACCCCGGGCTTCAGTCGCTCCACGGCCTCGCACCTCCACCCGGTCCCAGCGCCATCCCTGTGCCAAGTGCAGATTCCTTACATCACCACCACTCATTACACGACACTATACTGAACCATATGTCATCAAACTTGGTCGACCTTGGCTCTTAAACATGTGGACCCTTTCCAAAGGACGCTTGTACATGAACGTTTAGAGTAAAAACATCTCCAGACacttattaaacaaaaacaaatgagacAAGGAACGGACAAAAAGAGTTGTGGATGTCTGTCGGCTGACCTACTTGCAAAGCTGATATGGAGGGCCTTGATAGAggtattttttttagaatgtaaTGACATGATGTATTGTTAATAAACACGCTAATAAATGtcttaattgttgatatcaacattATTTGATAACGTTATTATTTCAGATTGCAATTGACCCAGGACTTTTCAGTCGCATATTCCGTTTGTTTACAGTTATTCTTAAAAACAGGCCATACGTCGTTTGATTTGAATGAAATTTCGTTTAATGCAATGTTTTAATATAAACACAGCATTTTTGTAGGACTAGGCTGGGCATCTCTTTATTTGcgtttgtattttacttttggaaaGCGACTGCATGTAATCTTTGGGATCAATAAACAAACTCCAAACTCATCATAGTTTCATATACCATTAACAATAAAATACGATGCATTTACTGAGCAAAGAAAAtgtttgaatggttttgttgtgcaTGCTGTGCTATGGTTTGTTGAGCAGGTGTCCTTATTTAATCGGAGACCCTGTTTACGAAAATGAACTACATTTGGTCACGTGGTGGCACCGAAAGTTCAAAAATAGTTTTACACTGTGATATTGATTCAATCTTAAAATGAAACTTTCGGGTCCATGGACACTGCACTGACAGTAACAAACATTGAAATAGgctatgtgtgtgtttaacaaaTGCTTAGTTTGTTATGCACAGTTTTCGACCAAAAACatatgcgatttttttttttttttacacattttttctttttaatgttcaGACACTTTACAGTGCATGTGTCACAGTGCAGATATAGCTAATCTAATATTTGGTGCTCCATAGGAGGCCAATTATAAATACAATACTCGTTACAAAGCACTACCAGAGCGTTGCAATTCTTTctctattttgaaataaatggagTCACTacctttatcattattttaaactAGCACGCTAATGAAGCTAAATAATAATTGGGCttattttttaactgtatttatttatttatttattttttggctacAATAGCCTAAAAGGAGTGGGGTCTCTAGCTGCAGTATGTGAGTGATAACGTGAAATACAGTTGAAAGAATGGACTTCGGAATATAGGctattagccaaaaaaaaaaaaaaacccttggaATCAGGAAACAACTTTTCTTCGTTTGAAAATGCCGTGACTCTTTCTACTCACCATTCATTATGTTCTTGATATTAATAGCCTGCGCACTAACCAGTTCTTTTGAGGTCTTTGAGAAATACGTCATATAACCAGTTATAGGCAATTTTGTTAACACTTAGGCCTATACAAAAAGGAGCTGATGTTATTTATCATCTGTAGCTGCACActgttttttcttctctttttttatttaaaatggtaGTATTTTACTTTCATAAATCTACACGTTTACAgtaattgatctgatactttatCTAATTATTTTTAGTGTATTCTATAGTGTACGCAGTGTCATATAGTTTTGAACAGCCCTGTCTCACGCAAattacttatttttcttttttttttttcaaacaaggtGGTAGCAATTATTTTGAAAAGGTTTATTAACCTACGTGACACCAAGTTTGTTGCACTAcaattagaaaaacaaacaaaaaacaaacaaggttTATATCCCCAGAGATTAAAGTACAATAGACTACATTTGTTTGTGTCCTTTTTAGAATTCAGCAAGACTTTAGAGCTGTATGCTAGAGTCTATGCATGCTGTAAGAGAGGCGGACAGGTCGTAAACATTTCGGGCAAAAGATGTAAAGAAAAGCTCTCTCAGTAGTGAGGCTAATTCGCTATAAATGCAATCTTATACGCTGAGTTAATGCTGGAAAGCTTGTTTATGAGGAGATGACTTCCCACAGAGCTGCATTTTTTGAGGGGCTTGTTCTGTCTCGTGAAAATGgatgaatacaaattaaaaacGTTTCTTGTTACATTTAATATTGTTGCTGTTCAGAATTGTTGCTCTAAATTAGAGGCATAAATCAAGTGTATTGGTTATATGATATACATGTTATAAGAGACTGAAAAACTACTTTGCTTTCTTCGttgtttattttttccctttaaaacaattttattgtAGACcgcttaaaaactttttttttttttttttacaatatattttttagaagTATTATTTAATAGCTAAAAAGTCACTGTTTTAAGCTTGACTCATGACAGTTTAAGTAGAATCCGTTGGAAAGACtaaacctaaaaaataaaaaaaataaaaaaatcacctgCTATAAATAACTATGAATTAATATTACATTCGTGTTTGTGTAATTCGGACAAATTCTTCATTTATTTTGGGCTTCAGTAACCTGACCAATATAAAGCGCTGCTAACCTGAATACAAGAACTGAATAGCTAAAGATTTATGACTTTCTTAGTCCATAAAGGAAGTAATATGAACAAGCATAGGCTAAATAAACGAACAACCATACAAATACATAAATCACGCTTTATCACGGATAGCTAGATTCTAATAAATAGCTGCTTCTGCAATGTCAGATAgctaataaataaatcacataacCCTAACACATGATGTTAGTAATAAAATCCttggaaaacatttttaatatgctatatatatatatatatatatatatatatatatatatatatatatatatatatataggctgtgtgtgtgtgtattattcatattcattttaatatttcattgaaCTTTGCTTAGTGACATCTAACGACATTAAACGCATGTCAGTGGACTACATTTGAATAAAAGCGAAAAGCCTTTTGTTTCGTTTTAGAAGAGTCTGAAGAAGAAATAACACATTATAAAATGTTCTATCTAGCGTAGGCCAAATaatattattcattgttaatgCATGGTAACTGTCAACTCAATTAATTATAACTGTCGTTTAACGATTAGTACTATAACTATCGCAATAActtattatgttaattaataaaatgttgaaatcagGGAGAATGAGCGCCTGTAATAGTAACCCTGGAAAGCTTTTCTATGTTTCAAGATGCAGTGACATGTTTCTGTTTTAGGCTACTCTAAATTAGGTCGCAACTGGTGTGTCGTGTTATTTGACTTAAGGCTATATCCAAAATATTATccatattttttcaaaaataagacATGACACTTCTTCGCTTGCATGCATCAAATCGTTGTTTTGTGCACATGCTGAATTTTTAGTACACTATTTAGCTATTGAAATTTACTGTTACATTAATCCATAAGGAAATGCTCGTACTAGGCTTCTTTTAATTGGCCTACTtcggaggctttttttttttacttttgagatCACAACCAACCTCTTGCTATATATCTTAACATTATTCATCGCCTATCACCCAATGCTCGCTCATCCAGGTGGGCCAAACACAACGAAGAGATAGCCtactatataatatttttgtcataATATGGGCtatctacaacaacaaaaaaaatctaaatatttccaTGTCTTCCAACTTTTTTTGTAGACTACGGGAATAACGCTTTCTTTCTCCCGTTCTCTCTCACagacgcgcgcgcacacacgaGGAGAAGCGACCAGAAACTTGTTCTCATTAGTGAAGTTCTTGAAGCAGTTTAGATTCGCTATTAGTAAACGCTGCGGCTGGACGCTGCTGAGAGACGCACAGACGCAGGTATTCAAAAGCGCTTAAACTATTTCTCTCTGCGTTAGActgcattaataactgcattagccTGCACATCAATGGCTCAAGCCTCAGTTATTAGCTCTAAAATGACGTTTTGGAATTTGCAATTGAAGGTTTATGAGGTGCGTAAAAAAATTGGTTCAGCACACACGAGATTTCAGGACGGAAACATGACAAATgtcttgaaataaataattttaacaatGTCTTGTTGTGACTCCAGGCCGTTAAAATTACTAGAGAGATCATGCACTCCTGAGGTGGGTATGTAACAATGACGGTGCACCTATTAATGGAATGGTCTTTAGTTCTTATACTAATTAAGAACTACATTCAACTTTTATTattgtctattattattattgattgaaCGCATGCTCTTTTTGCAATAGAAAACACTGTAACGGTTTccactgataaataaatatttatgtttgcTTGGGTGATAGCTAATGTTAGGCATAGCCTATTATATTTCTCTCAGGACCACTGTTGTCAATATAATTATAAAGTAGAATATCCATCCCCTCTCCCCATAGGAACAAAACAGAACCAACATTAATGATAAATGTAGTAGATAC is a window from the Carassius gibelio isolate Cgi1373 ecotype wild population from Czech Republic chromosome A13, carGib1.2-hapl.c, whole genome shotgun sequence genome containing:
- the six2a gene encoding homeobox protein SIX2a encodes the protein MSMLPTFGFTQEQVACVCEVLQQGGNIERLGRFLWSLPACEHLHKNESVLKAKAVVAFHRGNFRELYKILESHQFSPHNHPKLQQLWLKAHYVEAEKLRGRPLGAVGKYRVRRKFPLPRSIWDGEETSYCFKEKSRSVLREWYTHNPYPSPREKRELADATGLTTTQVSNWFKNRRQRDRAAEAKERENNENSNTNGHNPLTSSMNGNKTILGSSDDDKTPSGTPDHTSSSPALLLTSNPGLQSLHGLAPPPGPSAIPVPSADSLHHHHSLHDTILNHMSSNLVDLGS